CTGGTCCTCGATCCGGAGTCGGTGGGATCATGGCTGGCGTGACCGTCATCAAGATCAACGCCATCACCGTGCCCACGTCCGCCGGCGACGAGCTCGCCCACCGCTTCGCCAAGCGCGCCGGAGCCGTCGACGGACAGGAGGGCTTCGAGGGGTTCGAGCTCCTCAAGCCCACCGACGACCGCGAGCAGTGGCTCGTCGTCACCCGCTGGCGCGACGAGGAGTCGTTCCAGGCGTGGCTGAGCTCGCCCGCGTTCGGCCACGGGCACCGCTCGGAGTCCGAGCGGTCCGGCGGCGAGGCCCCGAAGCCGGTGTCCACCCACAGCGAGGTCTGGAGCTACGAGGTGGCCGACCTCTCGCAGGGCTGAGCCCTCACGACTCGCGCAGGGCGTCGAGGACCTTCTGGACCCGGCGCTCCCGCGTGTCGTCCTTCTTCGCCTCGGCGACCGAGAGGGCGAGCTCCTTGCGGCGCGAGTAGGCCAGCGCCTCGAAGGCCTCGCG
This genomic interval from Aeromicrobium choanae contains the following:
- a CDS encoding antibiotic biosynthesis monooxygenase family protein produces the protein MAGVTVIKINAITVPTSAGDELAHRFAKRAGAVDGQEGFEGFELLKPTDDREQWLVVTRWRDEESFQAWLSSPAFGHGHRSESERSGGEAPKPVSTHSEVWSYEVADLSQG